The Quercus robur chromosome 7, dhQueRobu3.1, whole genome shotgun sequence genome has a segment encoding these proteins:
- the LOC126691166 gene encoding uncharacterized protein LOC126691166 produces the protein MDRLKRCKVSLQGWNWRVFGNVNRVLKQKQERLQQLEGLNCLHEKAAKIQGLRKKINEMLTREEIMWNQSSRGSWIKWGDRNTKFFHDTVSQRLRRNKIIGIQGADGAWQENQEDIESTILGYFETIFEIDHPSQFDASLGAIDQRVTQDMNENLVADFKAEEIRRAFNQMQSIKAPGPNMLANRLKNILVEITDESQSAFVPGRLILDNVLVAFETMHSIDQKRKGKEAFMAVKLNMSKTYDRVEWAYLKAMMRRMGFNERKGKRKAFNRIKDQVGRHIARWKGRLLSNAGREVLIKAVAQATPTYTISCFKLPDSLCNELNSMMSNFWWGQKYKERKMVWMSWKKMCTTKEKGGMGFRDLKAFNLALLAKQGWRILTNQNSLVHRIFKAKYFAKNTFLEAELGRRPSYAWRSIMAARKIVGKGVRWAIGNGVKVSIWDDQWLPTPEAFKVVSPKPPQPKAEVVAELINIDRRSWDVAKIRRMFLPHEANLMGAMSKKWDFPLKALGVEAKAIEESIIFARELSLKKVILESDAQVVVKSLIEKSMAPSSIIMVIEGAKLSLRGFDSWVVNHICRN, from the exons ATGGATAGATTGAAGAGATGTAAAGTGAGCCTCCAAGGTTGGAATTGGAGAGTATTCGGGAACGTGAATAGAGTGTTGAAGCAAAAACAGGAGAGATTACAACAATTGGAGGGTCTTAATTGTTTGCACGAGAAGGCGGCAAAGATTCAAGGGCTAAGAAAGAAGATTAATGAGATGTTAACCAGAGAGGAGATTATGTGGAATCAAAGTTCCAGAGGCTCTTGGATTAAGTGGGGGGATCGCAATACAAAGTTTTTCCACGACACGGTAAGTCAAAGACTAAGGCGAAACAAAATAATAGGTATACAGGGGGCCGATGGAGCTTGGCAGGAGAATCAGGAAGATATTGAAAGCACCATTCTTGGGTACTTTGAGACGATCTTCGAGATAGATCATCCATCTCAGTTCGACGCAAGTCTGGGTGCTATCGACCAAAGGGTTACCCAGGATATGAACGAAAATCTTGTGGCAGATTTCAAGGCAGAGGAGATTAGGCGAGCTTTCAACCAGATGCAGTCCATAAAGGCACCCGGGCCAAACA TGCTTGCAAATAGGCTTAAAAATATCCTGGTTGAGATTACCGATGAGTCCCAAAGTGCCTTTGTACCGGGTAGGCTTATTTTGGATAATGTCTTGGTGGCATTTGAAACGATGCACAGTATAGATCAGAAGAGAAAAGGGAAGGAAGCGTTCATGGCGGTTAAGCTCAACATGAGCAAAACCTATGATAGGGTTGAATGGGCGTACTTGAAGGCCATGATGAGGAGGATGGGCTTTAATGAAAG GAAGGGGAAGAGAAAAGCTTTCAATCGAATAAAAGACCAAGTTGGAAGGCATATAGCTAGATGGAAAGGTAGATTGTTGTCTAATGCTGGTCGGGAGGTGCTCATTAAGGCCGTGGCCCAAGCCACACCCACGTATACAATAAGTTGTTTCAAGCTCCCAGACTCACTTTGTAATGAGCTAAACTCTATGATGAGCAacttttggtggggacaaaaaTATAAGGAGAGGAAAATGGTGTGGATGTCATGGAAGAAGATGTGCACAACGAAGGAAAAAGGCGGAATGGGCTTTAGGGACTTGAAAGCTTTTAATTTAGCACTCCTCGCTAAGCAAGGATGGAGGATCTTGACAAATCAGAACTCTTTGGTTCATAGAATCTTTAAGGCAAAATATTTTGCGAAGAATACCTTCTTGGAAGCCGAGTTGGGTAGAAGGCCTTCCTATGCTTGGAGGAGCATCATGGCAGCAAGGAAAATAGTTGGAAAGGGAGTGAGGTGGGCTATTGGCAATGGGGTGAAGGTGAGCATTTGGGATGACCAGTGGCTTCCAACCCCGGAAGCTTTTAAAGTAGTAAGTCCGAAACCCCCTCAGCCCAAGGCTGAAGTAGTGGCAGAGCTTATAAACATTGATAGGCGAAGCTGGGATGTTGCAAAAATTAGGAGAATGTTCCTTCCCCATGAAGCCAAT CTAATGGGAGCAATGAGCAAAAAGTGGGATTTTCCCCTGAAAGCATTGGGAGTGGAGGCCAAAGCAATTGAGGAAAGTATTATTTTTGCAAGGGAACTAAGCCTAAAGAAGGTAATTTTGGAAAGTGATGCCCAGGTTGTTGTTAAATCCCTGATAGAGAAAAGCATGGCGCCAAGCTCTATTATTATGGTGATTGAAGGAGCAAAGTTGAGCCTACGTGGTTTTGACTCATGGGTAGTCAACCACATTTGCAGAAATTAG
- the LOC126692760 gene encoding putative RNA polymerase II subunit B1 CTD phosphatase RPAP2 homolog, with protein MAKDQSISLKDGVYKLQLSLLEGISDESHLFAAGSLMTRSDYEDVVTERSITNLCGYPLCCNSLPSDRPRKGRFRISLKEHKVYDLQETYMYCSSSCAVNSQAFAKSLQDERCSVVNSEKLNEVLRLFGNTRLDSEGNLGKNGDLGLSGLKIQEKKEIKAGEVSLEQWIGPSNAIEGYVPQRDHSSKPSPSKNHKEGSKVNNTMSSGKKDFHISEMDFMSTIITEDEYSVSKMPSGSTETASNTKFKEPKEKMSYMDLDGQLSTLENPPALAKNGSEWKSSGSIGEKSKIIKKDDPGIQEVPSASNPCQTSFNSSTAEAEEEIQAEKVAKSSKIMIKSSLKPSGTKKLSRSVTWADEKVDGTGSGNLCEFSDGENKESHEMFGSTDVGDNDDMLRFASAEAVAMALSEAAEAVASGEFDVTDAVSEAGIIILPHSHDADEGELMEDGDLLEPEPAPLKWPTKPGIPQSDFFDLEDSLYDPPPEGFGLSLSPFATMWMALFAWITSSSLAYIYGRDESLHEEYLSVNGREYPCKITLADGRSTEIKQTLAGCLARSLPGLSADLRLPTPISTLEQGMGRLLDTMTFVDALPAFRMKQWQVIVLLFIEALSVCRIPALTPHMTNRRMLMQKVLDGAQIALDEYEVMKDLVIPLGRAPHFSSQSGA; from the exons TTGTGACTGAGCGTTCAATTACAAACCTCTGTGGTTACCCTTTGTGCTGCAATTCTCTGCCCTCTGATCGCCCTAGGAAGGGCCGGTTTCGCATTTCCTTGAAGGAACACAAGGTTTATGATCTGCAGGAGACATACATGTATTGCTCTTCAAGTTGTGCTGTTAACAGCCAAGCTTTTGCTAAGAGCTTGCAAGATGAGAGATGCTCAGTTGTAAATTCAGAAAAACTTAATGAGGTTCTGAGATTGTTTGGGAATACGCGTTTGGATTCTGAGGGGAATTTAGGAAAGAATGGAGATTTAGGATTGTCTGGCTTGAAgattcaggaaaaaaaagaaatcaaggcAGGGGAAGTGTCTCTGGAGCAGTGGATTGGTCCATCAAATGCAATTGAAGGTTATGTTCCACAGAGAGACCATAGTTCCAAGCCTTCACCTTCCAAAAATCACAAAGAAG GGTCCAAAGTTAACAATACCATGTCGAGTGGTAAAAAAGACTTCCATATTAGTGAGATGGACTTCATGAGTACTATAATCACTGAAGATGAATATAGTGTCTCAAAAATGCCATCAGGTTCAACAGAGACTGCTTCCAACACTAAAtttaaagaaccaaaagaaaaaatgagttaCATGGATTTAGATGGTCAACTCTCCACATTGGAAAACCCACCTGCTCTCGCAAAGAATGGTTCTGAATGGAAATCAAGTGGATCAATTGGGGAAAagagtaaaataataaaaaaggatgATCCTGGTATACAAGAGGTGCCTTCAGCATCAAATCCCTGCCAAACTAGTTTCAATTCAagtactgcagaagcagaagaGGAAATCCAAGCTGAGAAAGTGGCCAAATCAAGTAAAATAATGATCAAATCCTCTCTTAAACCTTCAGGTACTAAGAAGCTTAGTCGCTCTGTTACCTGGGCTGATGAGAAAGTTGATGGCACTGGGAGTGGAAATCTTTGTGAGTTTAGTGATGGGGAAAATAAAGAAAGTCATGAGATGTTTGGCAGTACAGATGTGGGAGATAATGATGATATGCTACGCTTTGCATCGGCTGAAgctgtggcaatggcattgagCGAGGCAGCAGAAGCTGTTGCTTCTGGTGAATTTGATGTCACTGATGCTG TGTCTGAAGCTGGAATTATTATATTGCCACATTCCCATGATGCTGATGAAGGGGAGTTGATGGAAGACGGTGATCTGCTTGAACCAGAACCCGCTCCTTTGAAGTGGCCAACAAAGCCTGGAATTCCACAATCCGATTTTTTCGACCTTGAAGACTCGTTGTATGACCCTCCGCCAGAGGGTTTTGGTTTAAGT TTGTCTCCTTTTGCGACAATGTGGATGGCTCTCTTTGCGTGGATAACATCGTCTTCTTTGGCTTATATATATGGGAGGGACGAAAGTCTTCATGAAGAATATCTATCAGTAAATGGGAGGGAGTACCCCTGTAAGATTACCTTGGCAGATGGTCGTTCAACTGAAATCAAGCAAACGCTTGCTGGTTGTCTTGCTCGGTCTTTGCCTGGACTAAGTGCTGATCTAAGACTGCCAACACCAATTTCTACTTTGGAGCAAGGAATG GGGCGCTTGTTGGATACAATGACTTTTGTTGATGCACTTCCAGCTTTCAGAATGAAACAATGGCAAGTGATTGTTCTTCTGTTCATTGAAGCTCTCTCTGTCTGTAGGATCCCTGCACTTACCCCACACATGACTAATAGGAGGATGTTGATGCAGAAG GTGTTGGATGGCGCCCAGATAGCTTTGGACGAATACGAGGTTATGAAGGATCTCGTGATTCCACTTGGCAGAGCACCTCATTTCTCATCTCAAAGTGGAGCttga